A single genomic interval of Melanotaenia boesemani isolate fMelBoe1 chromosome 4, fMelBoe1.pri, whole genome shotgun sequence harbors:
- the LOC121637989 gene encoding transcription factor IIIA-like — MENKTATYKRYICSFPDCPAAYNKQWKLDAHLCKHTGIKPYSCEHDGCGKSFCSPYHLARHDLSHSGVKHFRCTVDGCTEAFTTNSNRTRHVSRVHTQEQKKYVCKIEGCGLEFKKNKQLKSHMCEQHTMLPPYQCAYEGCQMRFTIPSKLKRHEKVHKGYTCKEEDCTFTGKTWTELLKHRKEQHRTVFRCEHCNKVFRDSWFLQQHQHVHSETRTVFKCPRDGCGRSYTTMFNLQSHISSFHEDLRPFACTHAGCGKTFAMTQSLQRHKVIHDPQRKKLKMPRPKRSLASRLSGYDETKSLMSRKRQLPKAHIGSTQQNTDQPGPVELVSLLQDTSLLCCPVVEKHGLTNALTTPLTV; from the coding sequence ATGGAAAATAAGACAGCGACGTACAAACGTTATATCTGTTCGTTTCCTGACTGCCCGGCTGCTTACAACAAACAATGGAAATTGGACGCTCATCTCTGTAAACACACAGGAATAAAACCATACTCATGTGAGCACGATGGCTGCGGTAAGTCCTTCTGTAGCCCGTATCACTTGGCAAGACATGACCTCAGCCACAGCGGAGTGAAACATTTTCGGTGTACCGTTGATGGCTGCACGGAGGCCTTCACCACTAATTCAAACCGGACCAGACACGTCAGCCGCGTGCACACCCAAGAGCAGAAGAAATACGTCTGCAAAATTGAAGGCTGTGGCCTGGAgttcaagaaaaacaagcagctgaaatccCACATGTGCGAACAGCACACAATGCTGCCTCCTTATCAATGCGCTTATGAGGGATGCCAGATGCGATTCACCATCCCCAGTAAACTGAAGCGGCATGAGAAGGTGCACAAAGGATACACCTGCAAGGAGGAAGACTGCACCTTCACAGGCAAGACCTGGACAGAGTTACTGAAGCACAGGAAAGAGCAGCACAGGACTGTTTTTAGGTGTGAGCACTGCAACAAGGTGTTCCGGGACTCCTGgttcctgcagcagcatcagcacgTCCACTCTGAAACGAGAACCGTTTTCAAATGTCCCAGAGATGGCTGTGGCAGGTCGTACACCACAATGTTTAACCTGCAGAGCCACATCAGCTCCTTCCATGAGGATCTGCGTCCTTTTGCCTGCACCCACGCTGGATGTGGGAAGACCTTTGCCATGACACAGAGCCTCCAGCGTCACAAAGTTATCCATGATCCACAGAGGAAGAAACTTAAGATGCCTAGACCTAAAAGGTCACTTGCCTCCAGGTTAAGTGGCTATGATGAAACCAAGAGCTTGATGTCCAGGAAACGCCAACTGCCTAAAGCACATATAGGATCCACACAACAGAACACAGACCAACCTGGTCCTGTTGAGTTGGTGTCACTCCTGCAGGATACGTCCCTGCTTTGCTGCCCAGTTGTAGAAAAGCATGGACTCACTAATGCACTGACTACACCTTTAACAGTGTAG
- the yju2b gene encoding coiled-coil domain-containing protein 130 homolog, whose protein sequence is MGERKGTNKYYPPDFDPAKHGSLNGYHKTHALRERARKLSQGILIIRFEMPYNIWCDGCKNHIGMGVRYNAEKKKVGNYYTTPIYRFRMKCHLCINYIEMQTDPATCDYVIVSGACRKEERWDMAENEQILTTERAEKEKLETDAMYKLDHGGKDKEKLTKALPSLMEIQEHQSGWKDDFQLNSVLRRKFRTEKKVLAEQEEKDNAVKLRTNLSIPLLPEKEVDKKLAALLTYQAPDSYEDKQHSKRKEIASRSWFNSTSAPTGGAAGSLLHKLSLQGKEAAVAKAMGSSHSPLIRKRTGGPGIKSERCATITHRKSHPEVASCDEEVQKVTQPEEAPNMVFTRGGEKEAQTNGCEMKEVHVKIKEEMDKTPTNLVDCGKEKDEGKLSGGITSLVADYSDSDSDAGH, encoded by the exons atg GGtgaaagaaaaggaacaaaCAAGTACTACCCTCCAGATTTTGATCCAGCCAAG CATGGATCCCTCAATGGCTACCATAAAACTCATGCTCTACGAGAGAGGGCTAGGAAACTGTCCCAGGGTATCCTCATTATCAG ATTTGAAATGCCTTACAACATCTGGTGTGATGGCTGCAAGAATCACATTGGCATGG gTGTGCGTTACAATGCTGAGAAGAAGAAAGTGGGGAACTACTACACCACACCAATCTACAG GTTTAGGATGAAATGCCACCTCTGTATCAACTACATTGAGATGCAGACAGACCCAGCGACCTGCGACTATGTTATCGTAAGTGGAGCATGCCGGAAGGAAGAGCGCTGGgacatggctgaaaatgagCAAATCCTCACCACag AACGGGCAGAAAAGGAGAAGCTGGAGACAGATGCCATGTACAAACTGGATCACGGCGGGAAAGACAAGGAGAAGCTTACAAAGGCTCTACCCTCACTGATGGAGATCCAGGAACACCAGTCAGGCTGGAAAGATGACTTTCAGCTCAACAGCGTCCTCCGCAGGAAGTTCAGA ACAGAGAAGAAGGTTCTGGCTGAGCAGGAGGAGAAAGACAACGCTGTGAAGTTGAGAACCAACTTATCTATACCTCTGCTGCCAGAGAAGGAAGTGGACAAGAAACTGGCAGCATTACTCACCTACCAGGCACCTGACT CTTATGAGGACAAACAGCACAGCAAGCGGAAAGAGATTGCTTCCCGTTCCTGGTTTAACTCCACCTCAGCCCCAACAGGAGGTGCAGCAGGCAGTCTGCTCCACAAGCTCAGTCTGCAGGGTAAAGAAGCAGCAGTGGCCAAAGCCATGGGTTCCTCACACAGTCCATTAATCCGAAAACGCACAGGGGGACCTGGAATCAAAAGTGAACGCTGTGCCACCATCACTCACAGAAAGTCACACCCTGAAGTCGCCTCATGTGACGAAGAGGTACAAAAAGTGACGCAGCCAGAGGAAGCCCCAAATATGGTATTCACACGAGGAGGTGAGAAAGAAGCCCAGACAAATGGCTGTGAGATGAAGGAGGTGCATGTCAAAATCAAGGAAGAAATGGACAAAACACCAACAAATTTAGTGGATTgtgggaaagaaaaagatgaagggAAACTTTCTGGAGGGATCACATCCTTGGTGGCAGATTACAGTGACTCAGATTCAGATGCTGGCCATTGA